The following proteins are encoded in a genomic region of Gemmatimonas sp. UBA7669:
- a CDS encoding DUF721 domain-containing protein — protein sequence MSDPRKRSPAKLGDVVASVLEHAGLSGRVAQAAVIPEWPRLVGPQIAEVTEPLLLQQDGTLCVAVRTHAWMQELTLLEPELLGSLNGDPARPPITRLRWMLRR from the coding sequence ATGTCAGATCCCCGCAAACGCTCCCCCGCCAAACTCGGTGACGTCGTGGCCTCCGTGCTCGAGCACGCGGGGCTGTCGGGTCGTGTGGCGCAGGCGGCGGTCATTCCCGAATGGCCGCGGCTGGTGGGACCGCAGATTGCCGAGGTCACCGAGCCGCTGTTGCTGCAGCAGGATGGCACGCTGTGCGTGGCGGTGCGCACCCATGCGTGGATGCAGGAACTGACCCTGCTGGAGCCCGAGTTGCTGGGGTCGCTGAACGGCGATCCGGCACGGCCGCCAATTACCCGGCTGCGCTGGATGCTGCGCCGCTGA
- the recF gene encoding DNA replication/repair protein RecF (All proteins in this family for which functions are known are DNA-binding proteins that assist the filamentation of RecA onto DNA for the initiation of recombination or recombinational repair.), which yields MLAHLALRDYRNLASLDLTVPAAGLVVVGENGQGKTNLLEAVAYLALLRSFRGARDVDVVRFGAPAFHVRATLSAPARCHTVGVGFERASKRKRATLDGVEQTRLTQALGALPSVEFSPADVSLVAGGPGERRHYLDVMLALSSPAYLQALQQYRAALLRRNATLRALQLSGTRHAPADERVSVWEPALAESGGVVIAARQRFVAEHAEGYAALCAQIGERDLAHLRYQSVSSDAGAPGDHAAQQQALLAAMAAQRGNELRRGTTLVGPHRDDLVLQLGGRDLRTFGSAGQQRSAAIALRLLELAVLTRALGHAPLLLLDDPFAELDLGRAARVLDLLEAAGAAQVLLAVPREEDIPPAYTRLERRVMRGGVLG from the coding sequence ATGCTCGCACATCTCGCGCTTCGCGACTATCGCAATCTTGCCTCGCTTGACCTGACGGTTCCGGCCGCCGGGCTCGTGGTGGTGGGCGAGAACGGCCAGGGCAAGACCAACCTGCTCGAGGCCGTCGCCTACCTCGCGCTGCTGCGTTCGTTTCGCGGCGCGCGCGATGTCGACGTCGTGCGCTTTGGCGCGCCGGCCTTCCATGTGCGCGCAACGCTCTCGGCGCCTGCCCGCTGTCATACGGTGGGTGTGGGCTTTGAGCGGGCCAGCAAGCGCAAGCGCGCCACACTCGATGGCGTGGAACAGACACGCCTCACCCAGGCGCTTGGCGCTCTGCCCTCCGTGGAGTTTTCGCCGGCTGACGTTTCTCTCGTCGCGGGCGGTCCGGGTGAACGGCGGCACTACCTCGATGTCATGCTGGCGCTGTCGTCACCGGCGTACCTGCAGGCGCTGCAGCAGTACCGCGCCGCGCTGCTGCGCCGCAACGCCACCTTGCGTGCCTTGCAGCTCTCGGGCACGCGCCATGCGCCGGCTGACGAGCGGGTGAGTGTATGGGAGCCCGCGCTGGCGGAGTCGGGTGGCGTGGTGATCGCGGCCCGGCAACGCTTTGTTGCGGAGCACGCCGAGGGGTATGCGGCGTTGTGCGCGCAAATCGGTGAGCGGGACCTCGCCCACCTGCGCTACCAGAGCGTGAGCAGTGATGCCGGCGCGCCAGGCGACCATGCCGCACAGCAGCAGGCACTCCTGGCCGCGATGGCGGCGCAGCGTGGCAACGAGTTGCGTCGCGGCACCACGCTGGTGGGTCCACATCGCGATGATCTGGTCCTGCAACTCGGAGGGCGCGATCTGCGCACCTTTGGTTCAGCCGGTCAGCAGCGCAGCGCAGCCATTGCCCTTCGATTGCTCGAACTGGCGGTCTTGACGCGGGCCTTGGGTCACGCGCCCTTGCTGCTGCTCGATGACCCCTTTGCGGAACTGGATCTGGGTCGCGCGGCGCGGGTGCTGGACCTGCTCGAAGCCGCTGGCGCCGCGCAGGTGCTCTTGGCCGTGCCGCGCGAGGAGGATATCCCGCCGGCCTACACGCGGCTCGAGCGGCGCGTGATGCGGGGTGGGGTGCTGGGGTAG
- a CDS encoding enoyl-CoA hydratase-related protein — protein sequence MSYQFLQFDVADRIATITVNRPDKLNALNDATIAELGAAIDEAIQRDDVAGVLLTGAGRAFIAGADISELESQSPLDGQRRARVGQAIFRRFETSPKPTMAVINGFALGGGCELAMACHVRLASEKAKLGQPEVKLGIVPGYGGTQRLPRLVGRGAALKLLLTGDMIDAAEAHRLGLVDQVVAPEALMDTARAVMGSMVANAPLALAGCIEAVNRGQDTDLVQGCTIESDFFGLLSATADMREGMRAFLEKRAPNFTGA from the coding sequence ATGTCCTACCAGTTTCTGCAGTTCGACGTGGCCGACCGCATCGCCACCATCACGGTCAATCGCCCTGACAAGCTCAACGCGCTCAACGACGCGACGATTGCGGAGTTGGGAGCGGCCATCGACGAGGCCATTCAGCGAGACGACGTGGCCGGCGTGCTCCTGACCGGCGCCGGCCGGGCCTTCATTGCCGGCGCTGACATTTCCGAGCTGGAAAGCCAGTCGCCGCTCGATGGTCAGCGTCGGGCCCGGGTGGGCCAGGCCATTTTCCGCCGCTTCGAAACCAGCCCCAAGCCCACCATGGCCGTGATCAATGGCTTTGCGCTGGGCGGTGGGTGTGAGCTGGCCATGGCCTGTCATGTGCGCCTGGCGAGCGAAAAGGCCAAGCTGGGTCAGCCCGAGGTCAAGTTGGGTATCGTGCCCGGGTACGGTGGCACGCAGCGCCTGCCGCGGCTCGTGGGTCGCGGCGCGGCCCTCAAGCTGCTGCTCACCGGCGACATGATTGACGCGGCCGAAGCGCACCGTCTTGGCCTGGTCGATCAGGTGGTCGCTCCCGAGGCGCTCATGGACACGGCCCGTGCCGTCATGGGCAGCATGGTGGCCAACGCGCCGTTGGCTCTGGCCGGATGCATTGAAGCCGTGAACCGCGGGCAGGACACGGATCTGGTGCAGGGCTGCACCATCGAAAGTGATTTCTTCGGCCTGCTGTCTGCCACGGCTGACATGCGCGAGGGCATGCGCGCGTTTCTCGAGAAGCGCGCACCCAACTTCACGGGCGCCTGA